Proteins from one Bradyrhizobium roseum genomic window:
- a CDS encoding DUF6719 family protein, which translates to MIAKAIRCLALPAGLALSLIATAAAAQTFPREQDIPDLRLGQRVMVDDGSCPTGQIKEVLGSQMTASGVLRTRKCIPRLGTKKR; encoded by the coding sequence ATGATCGCCAAAGCTATCCGATGCCTCGCCTTGCCCGCCGGCCTTGCGCTGTCGCTGATCGCAACGGCCGCGGCCGCGCAGACCTTCCCGCGCGAGCAGGACATCCCCGACCTCCGGCTCGGCCAACGGGTGATGGTCGACGACGGCTCCTGTCCGACGGGACAGATCAAGGAAGTGCTGGGGTCGCAGATGACCGCATCGGGCGTGCTGCGCACCCGCAAATGCATTCCAAGGCTGGGCACCAAGAAGCGATAG